A part of Miscanthus floridulus cultivar M001 chromosome 6, ASM1932011v1, whole genome shotgun sequence genomic DNA contains:
- the LOC136458349 gene encoding myb-related protein Hv33-like: protein MGREAAATRPKLRRGLWSPEEDEKLYNHIIRYGVGCWSSVAKLAGLERCGKSCRLRWINYLRPDLKRGSFSQQEEDLIISLHKILGNRWSQIASQLPGRTDNEIKNFWNSCIKKKLRQRGIDPATHKPLNNDDVVAADDNAVAPHRHQDDKQLASSTDDHCFAAMGAASSDDPLAPHSPTVSFDPLYVTNVPAMQRAGSYGSFSRSDNHLCDYGGGGVDVVSDAATTYSAAYTGGGGDSNGTWTCSGNNVVGGEPMPPRMDMFGCDAEGAYQFDPAKYSPWQHHGAARLHGHNVSGGGAAGFPIRRDLPDSCFDLARSALEDEFSVDFL from the exons ATGGGGCGCGAGGCGGCGGCGACGAGGCCCAAGCTGCGGAGGGGCCTGTGGTCGCCGGAGGAGGACGAGAAGCTCTACAATCACATCATCCGATATGGCGTTGGCTGCTGGAGCTCAGTCGCAAAGCTCGCAG GCTTGGAGAGATGCGGCAAGAGCTGCAGGCTGAGATGGATCAACTACCTGAGGCCTGACCTCAAGAGGGGCAGCTTCTCCCAGCAGGAGGAGGATCTCATCATCAGCCTCCACAAGATACTAGGCAACAG GTGGTCCCAGATCGCATCGCAGCTGCCGGGGCGGACGGACAACGAGATCAAAAACTTCTGGAACTCGTGCATCAAGAAGAAGCTCCGGCAGCGGGGCATCGACCCCGCCACCCACAAGCCGCTCAACAACGACGACGTCGTCGCTGCGGACGACAACGCCGTGGCGCCCCATCGTCATCAGGACGACAAGCAGCTCGCCTCATCAACCGACGACCACTGTTTCGCCGCTATGGGCGCCGCCAGCAGCGACGACCCTCTCGCGCCACACTCCCCGACCGTCAGCTTCGACCCACTGTACGTGACCAACGTCCCGGCAATGCAGCGGGCGGGCTCCTACGGCTCGTTCAGCCGGTCCGACAACCACCTCTGCGACTACGGCGGGGGCGGCGTGGACGTGGTCTCGGACGCCGCCACGACGTACAGCGCCGCCTacacaggcggcggcggcgacagcaaCGGCACCTGGACCTGCAGCGGCAATAATGTGGTCGGCGGCGAGCCCATGCCGCCGCGCATGGACATGTTCGGCTGCGATGCCGAGGGGGCGTACCAGTTCGACCCGGCCAAGTACAGCCCCTGGCAGCACCACGGAGCAGCGAGGCTCCATGGTCACAacgtcagcggcggcggcgctgcgggcTTCCCGATCCGGCGGGACCTCCCGGATTCCTGCTTCGACCTCGCCCGTAGCGCGctggaggacgagttcagcgtcGACTTCCTCTAG